Proteins encoded in a region of the Zunongwangia endophytica genome:
- a CDS encoding YceI family protein: MKTYIYILLFAFFGIQISFAQSTEQKNLKISKNSRLYITGDTNINSFNCKFNSDELPDHLKVIYNKQQNALTFKNTTLKLNSKAFDCGSRPINKDFEALMKAEKFPYILLNLKKLQFKNLKSAEITIEINIAGVTKQFEVPVQIDQTTSNYKGTILLNINDFKLEPPKKVFGLIKVKEEIQIEFDLYFEN, translated from the coding sequence ATGAAAACTTACATATACATATTGCTTTTTGCTTTTTTCGGAATTCAAATATCCTTTGCTCAATCTACTGAGCAAAAAAATCTTAAGATCTCAAAGAATTCAAGGCTTTATATTACAGGAGATACCAATATTAATAGTTTTAACTGCAAGTTTAATTCCGATGAATTACCAGATCACCTAAAAGTTATTTACAACAAACAACAAAACGCACTAACCTTCAAGAACACTACCTTAAAATTAAATTCCAAGGCTTTTGATTGTGGAAGTCGACCAATAAATAAAGATTTTGAGGCTTTAATGAAGGCTGAAAAATTCCCCTATATTTTACTGAATTTGAAAAAACTTCAGTTTAAAAACTTAAAATCTGCTGAAATTACAATCGAAATAAATATCGCAGGTGTAACAAAACAATTTGAAGTTCCCGTGCAAATAGATCAGACTACTTCAAATTATAAAGGAACCATTCTTCTAAACATCAATGACTTTAAATTAGAACCTCCTAAAAAAGTTTTCGGTTTAATTAAAGTCAAAGAAGAAATCCAAATAGAATTTGATCTATATTTTGAAAATTGA
- a CDS encoding YceI family protein: protein MRTKSLNYSVITIILLVFAGFNVNSQNLKSIKSNIVVEGTSNIHDWEMTSNTAVGHIESQAGKVSKINIEIPIKSLKSGKGGMDKNAYKALNEDDHPKVKFTSKEVHANKIVGTLSMNGKSKTVSIPISIKNSNQIIKISGKQTINMTDYGVEPPTALMGTIKTGEEVTVNFNFQFKQ, encoded by the coding sequence ATGAGAACCAAATCCCTTAATTATTCAGTGATCACCATAATCCTTCTAGTTTTTGCAGGATTCAATGTAAACAGTCAAAATCTCAAATCTATCAAATCAAATATAGTGGTAGAAGGAACTTCTAATATCCACGACTGGGAAATGACATCTAATACTGCCGTCGGACATATAGAAAGTCAAGCAGGAAAAGTCTCTAAAATTAATATTGAAATTCCTATCAAATCTTTAAAAAGCGGAAAGGGTGGTATGGACAAAAATGCTTATAAAGCATTGAACGAAGATGATCATCCGAAAGTAAAATTCACTTCAAAAGAGGTACACGCAAACAAAATAGTTGGCACACTCAGCATGAACGGAAAATCAAAAACAGTTTCAATACCAATAAGTATAAAAAATTCTAATCAAATCATCAAAATTTCAGGAAAGCAAACTATCAATATGACCGATTACGGTGTAGAACCTCCAACAGCTTTGATGGGCACCATTAAAACCGGAGAAGAGGTAACGGTAAACTTCAATTTTCAATTCAAACAATAA
- a CDS encoding UpxY family transcription antiterminator: MPWYVIITKPKSEIRTSEILENMGVEVFCPVIEEVRQWSDRKKKFIVPLFRGYIFVKLLDKERSVVFEVSGVLKYLFWLGKPATVHQKEIEVIKEWLCNETINNIKVSQFKPGESINIKNGAFKNKKAVIQEISKTKLKLVLPNFGIFLTADINELI; the protein is encoded by the coding sequence ATGCCTTGGTATGTAATAATAACAAAGCCTAAGTCTGAAATCAGAACATCTGAGATTTTAGAAAATATGGGTGTTGAAGTATTTTGTCCAGTAATTGAGGAAGTACGACAATGGAGCGATCGAAAAAAGAAATTTATTGTTCCTTTATTTCGTGGCTATATTTTCGTAAAATTATTAGATAAGGAGCGTTCTGTAGTTTTTGAAGTATCAGGAGTGTTAAAATATTTATTTTGGTTAGGTAAACCTGCAACAGTTCATCAAAAAGAAATTGAAGTGATCAAAGAATGGTTATGTAATGAAACTATTAATAATATTAAAGTTTCGCAATTTAAACCTGGAGAAAGTATAAATATTAAAAACGGTGCTTTTAAAAATAAAAAGGCTGTTATTCAGGAAATAAGTAAAACAAAGTTGAAATTAGTTCTGCCAAATTTCGGAATATTTTTAACTGCTGACATTAATGAACTTATTTAG
- a CDS encoding mannose-1-phosphate guanylyltransferase, protein MSTTYHVVLTGGVGSRLWPLSRKSRPKQYLEIFKNDSLFELAVKRNQKFSDGLIVVGNKDNRNLSIKSLEKLGVDNYHEIVEATPRNTAPAIAFAAFQVKADDILVVTPADHIIKADIFYDKAVTNAIELAKSDNIVTFGVKPTRPETGYGYIESDGQSVLSFREKPNLETAKDFLQKGNFLWNSGMFCFKAGVFLSELKKYEPEVFENSKSAFEQTEEGRLSEELSMQIPSISVDYAVMERSELIKVVDAEFDWSDMGSFEAVYDYFVESGYPVDDNGNMVIGCEKFTAFVGIKNCIFVNTGDATLILSKEASQDVKGVYQKLKESNSILVD, encoded by the coding sequence ATGAGTACTACGTATCATGTTGTATTAACGGGTGGGGTAGGGAGCCGTTTATGGCCACTTTCCAGAAAATCCAGACCCAAACAATATTTAGAAATATTTAAGAATGATTCTTTATTCGAGCTTGCTGTAAAAAGAAATCAAAAATTTTCCGACGGACTTATAGTAGTAGGGAATAAAGACAATCGAAATCTTTCCATCAAAAGTTTAGAAAAACTTGGAGTGGATAATTATCACGAAATAGTCGAAGCCACTCCCCGAAATACTGCTCCAGCAATAGCTTTTGCTGCGTTTCAGGTAAAAGCAGATGACATATTAGTGGTGACGCCAGCAGATCATATTATCAAGGCAGACATTTTTTATGATAAAGCAGTTACGAATGCAATCGAATTAGCAAAATCGGATAATATAGTAACTTTCGGAGTGAAACCCACAAGACCTGAAACAGGTTATGGTTATATAGAAAGTGACGGACAATCTGTACTATCTTTTCGTGAAAAACCAAACTTGGAGACTGCTAAAGATTTTTTACAAAAAGGTAACTTTTTATGGAATAGCGGTATGTTTTGCTTTAAAGCAGGTGTGTTTTTATCAGAGTTAAAAAAATACGAACCCGAAGTCTTTGAAAATTCCAAGTCAGCTTTTGAACAGACAGAAGAAGGAAGGCTTAGCGAAGAATTATCGATGCAAATACCTTCCATAAGTGTAGATTACGCCGTCATGGAGCGCAGTGAATTAATAAAGGTAGTTGATGCTGAATTCGACTGGAGTGATATGGGAAGCTTTGAAGCTGTTTATGATTATTTTGTAGAATCAGGATATCCTGTGGATGATAACGGAAATATGGTGATTGGATGCGAAAAATTCACAGCTTTTGTTGGAATAAAAAATTGTATTTTTGTAAATACAGGTGATGCCACTCTAATCTTATCTAAAGAAGCTTCGCAAGACGTGAAAGGTGTCTATCAAAAATTAAAAGAATCAAATTCAATCTTAGTTGATTAA